From the Toxoplasma gondii ME49 chromosome VIIa, whole genome shotgun sequence genome, one window contains:
- a CDS encoding hypothetical protein (encoded by transcript TGME49_203290), with protein sequence MNTGCLFLPATRHAAIQTICVVALARQVADPDALVFERDFLEFIRILSSTQTVFSSFGCPRSHVALLAQSVERVREANAVGLFSEFARRLGFPTSGDDAGCSCAFFVFTGRAMVWRVSIGCAVLATVLVAGHEPVASAPYKAYGIPAESTDTTSGDDVEEAFRKRSRGNVLKDAAKEEKKLPLFFIDVEDNKGQGRNSEKGATDDDVAVDKTKRSSPSAPCTRLAGKEKKYPCDRYVVKGKMSFLEAIGAFFLASVIHAAVSEQLRARSTGGDIWRPRLAGSVMQAALAATTLWMALRRRLPTFYLLQRRESSEEKKKAKENSTRAASAV encoded by the coding sequence ATGAACACTggttgtctgtttctcccggCTACGAGACACGCAGCGATCCAGACTATTTGCGTCGTTGCCCTTGCACGCCAAGTCGCCGACCCAGACGCACTTGTCTTCGAACGTGACTTTCTCGAGTTTATCCGCATTCTTTCGTCCACACAAACAGTTTTTTCGTCGTTCGGGTGCCCGCGATCGCACGTGGCGTTGCTTGCCCAGAGCGTGGAACGTGTTCGTGAGGCAAACGCGGTTGGTCTGTTCAGCGAGTTCGCGCGTCGTCTCGGGTTTCCGACTTCGGGAGACGACGCAGGATGCTCCTGtgcttttttcgtttttacGGGTAGAGCAATGGTGTGGAGAGTTTCGATAGGGTGTGCTGTACTTGCCACTGTGCTCGTGGCAGGCCATGAGCCAGTTGCTTCGGCGCCGTACAAAGCGTACGGAATTCCAGCGGAGTCGACAGACACGACCTCGGGAGACGATGTCGAAGAAGCGTtcaggaaacgaagcaggGGAAACGTGCTGAAGGATGCTgccaaggaagaaaaaaaacttcctcttttctttaTCGACGTGGAAGATAACAAGGGGCAAGGCCGAAATTCGGAGAAGGGAGCTACAGACGACGACGTCGCCGTCGACAAGACGAAGCGCAGTTCACCTTCTGCACCGTGCACTCGCCTCgcagggaaagagaagaaatacCCCTGCGATCGATACGTCGTCAAAGGCAAGATGTCTTTCCTAGAGGCGATCggcgcgttttttctcgcctcagTTATTCATGCCGCAGTCTCCGAGCAGCTTCGAGCCCGATCTACCGGTGGTGACATCTGGCGGCCGCGTCTCGCAGGTTCAGTTATGCAGGCCGCTCTCGCGGCGACAACTCTCTGGATGGCTCTAAGGCGCAGACTCCCGACTTTCTACTTGTTGCAGCGGCGGGAGTcttcggaagaaaaaaagaaagccAAAGAGAACTCGACACGGGCCGCGTCTGCCGTGTGA